Sequence from the Pontibacter pudoricolor genome:
TTATTTTTTGGCCGAAAACATCGTTTTTAAGCAGGGAAGGCACTTTCAGAAAAAAGTTTAAAATATTTTAAGCTTTTCACACAATAAACCTAACCTTTCCAAAACCGCGGCGTATAAATTGATACCTTTGGCTAAAAGTTGAAAACCTGAAAATCTTAAGCATCTACCAAGAAACTTACGGATTTTCAGGTTTTTCCTTTATATCCCCTTCCGTAGCCTGTAAACGTACATTATGCCGGCCAGCAGAAACAACACGCCCAGCACTATATTCATAATATCTTCATCGCCCTGCGCGTAGCGATAAGCATTTAGCCCGGCAGCTCCAAAACAGGCAATAGCAAGTATAATTTTAAAGGTTCGGTTGTCTCTCATTATAGTTTATAGTGTGTTATTAAGCCTAAGCCCTAAGATATAGGTTAATAGCTAACATACATAATGGCATTATATAAAAAAGGTCTTCCGGTGTATGTCGGAAGACCTTTTCAGCTTTAGCTATAGTTACTGCCCTACAACAAAAACGGCATTCCCGAACATCAGTTTACCACTGTGCCAGAACCCACGAAACAGCGGATTATCAGCCATATAAATTACCTGTCCGTTGCCCATTGGCTGTGCGCCCAGTATCAGCGCATTCTGTAGTTTCTCTTTTATGGCGGAGCCTACAAAGCCGGTGGTATAGTTGTCCTTTTTAAGCACGCCCACGTTCCAGCCTTCTTTCAGGTACTCAAATGTGTTTGATGAGCGGATAAGGGCAAAGTAAGTATCGCCGTAGCCAAATGCCAACGGGTGCGACTTATCCAGGTTCACACGGAACACACTGCCCTGCACTTCTTCAGCCAATGCTTCACGCTCGCGGTCGCCGTAGGTTTTCAGGTATTGGTAGGGATTCTCCTCTTTCTTTTCCTTTGCCTTCTCGCCTTCCGCTTTATCCTCTCCCTTTTTCTTCAGGTCAAAATCCTTTTTACCAACCAGAAATGCGGCTGCACTTTCCATGGCAATTAGTTTACCACCGCTTTTTACCCAGTTTTTTACCTGCTCCAGCGTCTGCTCGTCCAGCACCTTATTGTAATTACCTGACGGAAGTATCAGTACATCGAATTCGTGCAGGGGCACATTTTTAAAGTAGCTTGTATTGATGGCTGTAACCGGGTAATTGATCTGCTGCTCGAAATAATGCCAGACCTCCCCAAAAGCATATGGCGAAACGCCCTCGCCGGTCATTAAAGCTACTTTAGGCATTTTAAGATAACGAACCGAACCTGATCCGAAATCAGCACCGCTGCTTACAAAACCTGTAGCCGTAGCAGCCAGGTCTATAGTTTGCTGTTTAGCCAGATCACGAACTATAGCATCAAATTTGTCACCCAGCTTTTCGTTTCCGGTACGGGTTATAATAAGCGTACCAGCCGCGTATTGCTGCTTGTCTGTTTCGAACGCTTTTTCAGCCATGCGCACTTTTATACCCTGCTTCATCAGCTCCGTCAGGAATTTAAGGTCCTGCAGGTTGTTCCAGCGCACCAGGTAGGCGTATGGTTTTTCTATAGTTGGCGTGGCTATAGTTGCTGCAGCATGCTGTTTGTTTTGCGGCTCCAGTTTCTTTTTCATAGCATACGCCTGCACGCCAAAAGCGTAAGGCATCGCCCAGGAGGTTATGTCGTAAGTCAGGGAATCTTCCAAAGCTGCATTTGGCTCAAACAGAACCTTCACCAGCGTAGACTTCGGCTGATACATGCTGATCACCAGATCCTTCTCCCCTACTTTTACATTCTCTTCTTTGCCGGTGCTATAGTTAAAGCCCCGCCCTGACGAGCTTTTGCCGGCATAGCCGTATTGTATCTGCTGACGATCCAGGTAATCGGTGAGTGCTTTTACGTTGCCAGCTCTGTTGCCGTCAGCTTTTACTACAAAGGCTTTATAGTTGCCGCCTGGTTTGTTCAGATTGTTCTCATAATACTTTTTGAACTCCTGCTTTATCTGGTCGGCTTTTTCGGAAGTAGCCTGCATAGTTGCCATGCTGGCCGCTACGTGGTGCGCAATCCTATCTGTTAAGGTAAGTGTATCTCCGCTTTGTGTTTTAATGGCTAAACCCGCTCTGCCGGATCCGCCCTGCTCATAGGTCATGCCGATGGCACCGTTAAAAGTAGGCCATGTATCGCCATAACTAGGGTAAAACAGGTCAAAGCTTTCGCGGGTAAAATACAGCCAGTTGTTCTTGTCGAAATAAGAGCGGTTATAGTCGCCGATAGTGTTCTGAAACTGGCGCTGCCAAGGCGTTATGCTTTCGTGAAAAGGCTTTGCCGCCGGCGAAAAGTAATAGGGCGCTTCTACTCCCATTTCATGAAAATCAGCGTGCACCTGTGGCAGCCAGTTGTTATAAACTGCCAGGCGCTGCTTCGATTCTATTTGTGTTTGCCAGGCCCAGTCGCGGTTCAGGTCGAAGTAATAATGGTTTGGCCTGCCGCCCGGCCATGGCTCATTGTGTTCCCAGGCATATGGCATTGCGTTTCCGCCCTGCGCCGCTGCCTGCTTGTACCACTGCACGTAACGCTCACGACCGTCCGGGTTTACACAAGGGTCAACTATAACCAGTGTATTTTTCAGCCAGTTCTGCGTTTGTGTATTGGCAGGGTTTGCCAGTTCGTACAGTACCTGCATTACCGCTTCCGTACTCACCGATTCATTGCCATGTATGTTGTAGCTCATCCAAACTATAGCCGGCTGGCTTCCCTGTGCCTGTCCCTGCTGTACACCCGCCAGTTTTAAGTTATTTTCCCTTATCTCCTCCAGGCGTGGCAAATTCTCTTCTGATGCCACATATGCCAGCACCAGTGGCCTACCTTCGTAGGTTTTGCCATATTCCTGTAGTTTTATACGGTTAGGTGCCTGCGCCGCCAGGTAATTTACATAGTCGAGCACACGGCTATGAAACGTAAACTGCTCCCCGAGTTTGTAACCCAGGAACTGTTCAGGCGTCTGTATACTTTGCTGCGCCCATGTAACCTGCACATTCATCCAGATCAGTATAAAAACAGGCAGCCACTTAAGAGATTTTCTCATGTTATTAGGTATAGGAATGAAAAGGGAAGTAAACTACAGGGGTAAATTTACTGATTTTTCACAGCAATTATGTTTTATACTTTTTTAGCCAAAACTGGTTTATATAGTTATAGGTAGCTTTCGTAAATTGTAAGTATGCTGCTAAATAAACATTTGGTGAGGTTGCTTTTAAGATTAGTTTATAGTTTAGGTATACTGGTATTTCTAACTATAGCTACAGCCCTTATACTTAGTGTTTTACCTGTAAATACAGGTTTTGCGCAAACCCAGCAAAATGAGCATATCGAGATCTATATCACCTCCAATGGCATCCACACCGACTTCGTGTTACCAGTTGCGACACCTTATATAGACTGGCGCAACAAGATAGGTTTGCAGCATTTTGCCGGTGCAGACAGCAGTTTTACACATATAAGTTTTGGCTGGGGAGACCGCGAGTTTTACATGGAAACCCCGGAGTGGAGCGATCTTACCTTAAAAGTTGCGCTCTCAGCTATGTTCTGGCCATCCCCATCAGCCATGCACGTGGAATATATCCGGAGGCCCTTAATGCCAAACAAACACCAACGCCCGATCCGGATCACTCCCGGGCAATACCAGAAGCTTGTAACCTATATCTATCGTTCGTTCCAGAGCAGAGACGGCAACTTTATGCTTATTCCAGGCAAAGGCTATAGTTCTACCGATAATTTTTACGAGGCCCGCGAAAAATTCTACTTCCCTAAAAACTGCAACAACTGGGTGAATGGTGGCTTAAAAGCCGCCGGCCTAAGAGCTGCTTTGTTCGCACCCTTTCCTTATGCTGTTATGCGCCACTACAGGTAATAGCTAGCTTACTTCTATAGTTGGTAGTACTGAATGAGAACCTTCTAAAATGAAAAAGACGGGTAATGTACCCGTCCCTTTCTGCTTTAAACCCTAATAGTTTATTTCTTCATTAATTTAAAATTCGTTGTTATGCCATTCAGGCGAGTAGTAACTATGTAGATGCCTGCCGGTAACCCTTCTCCCAGGTCTAACACTGCTGAACTTCTACCTTTAGCTACCTCTATCGATTTTGTCATCAGCTTTTTGCCCATCAGGTTAGTCAGCGTTACTTCCATAGTTGCATCCTTCTCCGAGTCCACATCCAGTTTCACTTCGCGCACGAATGGGTTAGGATAAACAAACACACTGTTAACAACATCTCCAAAAATTACCATCTGCGGGCCGTAGTAAGCATGCTGCCCATCCGAATCGAGTTGTTTTAACCTGTAATAGCGTGTGCCAAACTTACCATTTTCCTTATCTACAAATTCGTAGGTCTGTTTTATGGAGGTGTTGCCATTCTTGGTCGGCACAAACTGCAGTTGTCTATAGTTCACGCCATCCTGCGATACCTGCACTTCAAAGCCTTCGTTGTTTTTCTCCATGGCCGTAGCCCACGTCAGTACCGCATTATTCTCTCTGCGGGTAGCTTTAAAGTACATGAGCTCTACTGGCAGTGGGGTAATGGTTCCTATGAAGAATGCAGTGATAGTAGGTGAAATATAACACTCATTCACCGTTGAACCGATTATAGTGATATTCACCTTGATTTCGTACGGGTTATCGTTTTCTGCAACACGTTCATATACATTTGTACTTGTTTTAGCTGCAAATGCCCATTGTGTATCATCCTGCTCAGGAGACTTCACAAACCAGGTATACTCAACAATTTCCCCATTCTTAGCGAAGTCATTTACCACTGTAAACACTGCCACCTCGCCTATTTTAACCGGATCAGTATCAGTGATTGGTCTTCCATCGGTTTTATGTGTGGCGAATATTTCTCCTATCGCAGGTACATTAGGTTTAATTGTCAGCGTACCCATTTCCACTATTACCCCGCCAGGTGTGCATGTTCCGGTTACTTTCACAGTGTAAGTACCATTATTGGCTACCTGCGCATTCGGTATGTTCAGCGTATTGCTATTATTACCTATAGATGCGTTGTCTTTAAACCATTCATAAGCAAGACCTGTACCTGTTGCTGTTACACTCATTGTTACAGCGCTACCCTGGCATTGTGTTGTAGCCGTAAGGTTTGGAGATGCTACAACAGGCTCATTAACTATAAGCGTAGCAATGGCAGAAGTTAATACGCCACATGTACCGGTAACTCTTACAGTATAATCTCCGGCATCTGCTGCAGTAACTGATGTTATATTTAATGTGGCTGCAGTAGCACCCTGCAAAGCAGTAGTTCCTTTGTACCATTGGTAAGTCAGGTTTGTACCGGTTGCTGTTGCGCTGAATGATGCCGGACTACCTGGACAAACTGTTAAGCCTTGCGGCTGTGAAGTGAGCCTGGTCAGCGGATTAACTATAAGCTCTGTAGTATTGGATGTAACCGTTGAGCTGCAAACTGATGTAGCACTGTTGCTTACCGTTACATAATACTTGCCGGCATCAGATAAAGCCAGGTTGCTTATAGTGATTGCATTAGTTGTAGCACCGCTTATTTTTCCTTGAGTATCTACAAGTGGTGTGGCAGAACCTTCCTTATACCAGGCATACTGCAGGTTAGAACCTGTAGCTGTTACACTTAAAGTTACACTTCCGGCTTCGCACTGAGCTGGTGTAGCAGTAAGGTTGGCTGTCAGAGCCACATTCTGATCGATCCTTATTGTTATTGCCTGAGAGGTTTCAGGATCTGAGCTACATTTTGAGCTGGTTACAGTGTCAATATCTGATGTGAACTCTAAATAAACCTGATCTCCATTCTGGAATGTACTTCTTGGCTTTGTAATACTTATAGTAGTTCCGCTTACTCCGGTTGTTGTTGCCAATAAAATATCAGCTACTCCACTGCGTCTGAGATACCATCTAACTGTTACATTAGCAGCTTCCCAGCCTCCAACTAAGTTTCCTAAAGTCGCGGTAAGTGTTACATTACTCTGATCGTTAGGGTTATAACACCAGGCAGGCACACTGCTTAATGTCATAGAGTAACCTTGTGGCTCGCTAAAGTATATTCTGCTGGATAAAGCACCTAAGCCTGGACCGCATATTGTGCCGGCATTTTTAGGGCTAACCCAGACACCAACCCAGTCCGTGGCAGACAGACCGGCAAACCCTCTTGTTCGGGCATCGTTTCCTATTGTACTGCCATCAGATCTGCTACGAGTCCATCCGTAAGTAAATTGATTTACCTTCGTATCTTGTCCATCACCTTCATTGACTTTTGCACCACTATTTCCCAAAATCACCTTCGCTTCAAAGTATCTATAGGCGTACTGCTTTATGATTGCAGGCGTGTTAGCAGGAACATAGTTTGCTATATACTCTGGGTTTGGAGCTGGCTCTTCATTATCAGCTACCACCTGCCCCTGCGCGTTTAGTGGCTGTCCAGCAGCATTTGTCATGTATGGATAGATCACTCGTTCAATATCCCGGTAAACATGAGCTTTATAGTCTGTGTTCTGACCCCTACAAACCGGGAACGGATCAGCAGTAACAACTACAGTGTATTTGGACTCTCTGACAGTTACAGTTTTGCTCACTGTGCTAGTGCACTGATTAGGGCTTGTCCCAGTAGTTAGTGTATATGTAATCATGTGTGTACCGGCTCCCGCTGTACATGGGTTAAAAGTAGTTCCACTCACACCTGGCCCAGCAAAGACCCCATTTGCTGGCGATGCAGAAAGAGCGATAGGCCCCTGACCTGTAAAGAATTCGCTGGTAGTGGCGAGTGTTCCGGTAAAGCTAACAACCGGATTAGGATTAACCCTTACCGTTACATTTTGGGTATTTGTACAGCCATTAGCTGTCATTTGCACCGCATAAACTACATTTATCGCACTAGCTGTAGTATTGATAAGTGTTTCGCTAATTACATTACCAGCCACATTCGATACCGGAGCATTGCTGATGCCTGTTACTGCAGCGCGTGACCAACTGAAAGAAGTGTTGGCTGTGGCACTCGTTGCAGTATAGTTAAATGCTGATCTACTACAAACAGCTGCCGGCGTCAAGGAACTGGAGAGCTTAGGAGTAGGATTAACAATAATAGTAAATGACATTTGAGTGGCTGAGCAACCGTTTACAGTCGCATTAACACTTACAGTTGTAGTTACAGGATTTGTACCAGTGTTATTTGCGGTAAATGCAGGGATATTACCAGTTCCGCTTGTTCCAAACCCAACATCTTTAGTCGATGTCCAGGTAATAGAGGAACCTGCAACGCTGCTTGCAAAATTAACTGCTGCACCTTGTTCTCCATTACAATAAGTCTTGCTAGCTACAGAAGTAATAACAGGAGTAGGTTTAACTGTATAAACAACTTCATCGGATGTAGAGCACCCATTTGTTGTAACAGTCATAGTAAGTGTTACATTACCAACACCTGTTATATCGACACGTTGTTTATATTCCCAATCATAACCTATGGATACTGAGTTTATTCCAGGATCTTTACTCTTAAGTGTCCATCTTACGTCCAGACTTTGATTAGAACCTACCCCACTACCACTTCCGTCTCTCCAGAAATAGTTCGGTCCTGATGTTGCCTGGCATTGAATCTGATCCGCCCCTGCATTTGCGATTGGCATAGGATGTACCGTTAAGGTAACATCTCTGAAAGCAGTGGTACAGCTGGCTACTGAGCTACTGGAAGATAACCGCATTGTAACGGTACCAATACCAGCTACTGTAACCTGAGTACCAGTTGTGTTAGGGCTGCTGATATTACTTACAGTTGCACCTCCGGTAGTTCCAACTACTGTCCATAATGGAGTACCATTAGCTACTGAACCGGTTAAATCGAAAACTGTAACGTTTCCGGTGCCAACACACTTCGCAGCCGGGCTGGCAGATGCAGCCGAAACTACAGGCTGTGCATTTACTGTTACTGCGGTAGCAGTTGCTGTTGTAGCCTCGCAAGTGGTTGTATTGTTTGTAACACGTACAGTATAGTTGCCTGCGGTTGAGGCAGTATATTGCTGGTTAGTTGCGTCGACAATTGCGGTTGTTCCGTTAAACCACTGATAAGAATAGTTACCCTCTGGAGCACTTAGCACAACTGATCCGCCCTGGCAGAAGGTAGTAGGACCACCTGCAGTTATAGTTGCAACCGGCAGAGGATCTACAGTAAGTGTAGTTGTACTCTCTGCTGTGTTACAAGCCGATGCTGCATTAGAGGTACTTAAAGTTATAGTTGCTGTACCAGTGCCAGTTGCTACAATAGTTGCAGTTGCTTGTCCAGTTGTAGTATAATAAACCGGGTTCTGAATCTGGAAGCTGGTATTTGAAGAAACCCATTGTGCTGTGCCACCAGAGAAGGTACCACTTACAGTGAAAGTTGTTGAGTTTCCGGCTCCGATACATTTTGCCTGATTGTTGCCTGTGATAGTTGCAGTTGGTTGTGGAATAACTGTAACGTTAGTAGCTGTAGGAGTAACTGCTACACAGCCTGTAACGCTATTTGTTACTTCTACAGTATAGCCACCTGATTGGCTTGCGGTATATTGTTGACCGGTACCGGCTGTTGAAATTACTGCCCCATCTCTGAGCCACTGATACGTATAGCCGGCTCCCTGAGGGGCACTGAGTACTACAGAACCGTCCTGGCAAAATGTTGTAGGGCCGCCTGCGGCTATAGTTGTACTTGGTAATGGATTAACAGTTAATGTTACAGCGCTATTGGCTGTAGTACAACTCGCCGCATTGTTTGTGGTGCGTAATGTAATTGTGCTCGCACCTGAACCTGTTGCTGTAACCGTTGCGGTAGCTTTGCCTGTAGCTGTATTAAAAACAGGATTACTGATCACAAAAGCTGGGTTTGAACTTACCCATTGTGCTGTTCCTCCTGAAAAATCACCTGTAACAGAGAAAGTAGTTGTGTTGCCTGTGCCCAAACACTTTTGCTCGCTGCTGCTGGTTATAGTTGCAACTGGTTGTGGCAGTACAGTAACAGATACATTTAAAGAGGTTTTGGAGCAGCCTTCTATTAAGTTGGTTACCTCAACCTGGTAATTGCCCGCTTCTGTTGCTGTTAAGTTTACTTCAGTAGCATTTGGTATCTCAATACCTTCCTTAAACCATTTATAGTCATAAGTCTGGCCAGATGGAGCCTGGTTTGCCCTGAGCTCTACACTACCCCCTCGCAGAAGGTACTGGAACCCACCACTGTAACAATAGCTTCAGTTGGTTTTTCTGCAACTATTACAGTTAATGTCTGAGAAGTCTGCTGGCATCCGTTCTGGTTTGTTACTACCAGGTAATAAGATCCGGAGGCAGTGGCAACATAATCTCTTTCAGCAGATACTTCCGAATCATCGGTCGCATCAAACCATTGGTATGTGAAAGTATCTGTGTCAGGTAGAGCTTTTGGCACCAGCACAACCGAGTTACCCTCGCAGAATTGAAGCGGGCCTGTTGGGGTTATACTTACTGTTGGCAATGGATTTACAGTTACTGCAACCGGGGCAGAAGATGCACTGGTACAGCTGTTGCCATCTGTTACCTGCACTGTATAATTACCCGAAGTAGTTACTGTAATAGATTCGGTTGTAGCCCCATTACTCCATAAATAAGAGTTGCCACCGCTTGCAGTTAAGGTCACTGACCCACCCTGGCAGAAAGTAGTCGGGCCTCCTGCGGTTATTGTTGCTACAGGAAGCGAATTAACCGTTACAGTAGTTGCTGCTGACTCAACACTCTGACAGCCTTTTGCATCTGTAACTACTACTGAAAATGAACCACTTGAAGTAACCGTTATAGATTGGGTGGTTGCTCCGTTACTCCAAAGCCAGGAATCTCCTGCACTGGCTGTAAGAATTACAGACCCGCCCTGGCAGAAAGTAGTAGGGCCATTCGGTGTTATAGTTG
This genomic interval carries:
- a CDS encoding M14 metallopeptidase family protein — its product is MRKSLKWLPVFILIWMNVQVTWAQQSIQTPEQFLGYKLGEQFTFHSRVLDYVNYLAAQAPNRIKLQEYGKTYEGRPLVLAYVASEENLPRLEEIRENNLKLAGVQQGQAQGSQPAIVWMSYNIHGNESVSTEAVMQVLYELANPANTQTQNWLKNTLVIVDPCVNPDGRERYVQWYKQAAAQGGNAMPYAWEHNEPWPGGRPNHYYFDLNRDWAWQTQIESKQRLAVYNNWLPQVHADFHEMGVEAPYYFSPAAKPFHESITPWQRQFQNTIGDYNRSYFDKNNWLYFTRESFDLFYPSYGDTWPTFNGAIGMTYEQGGSGRAGLAIKTQSGDTLTLTDRIAHHVAASMATMQATSEKADQIKQEFKKYYENNLNKPGGNYKAFVVKADGNRAGNVKALTDYLDRQQIQYGYAGKSSSGRGFNYSTGKEENVKVGEKDLVISMYQPKSTLVKVLFEPNAALEDSLTYDITSWAMPYAFGVQAYAMKKKLEPQNKQHAAATIATPTIEKPYAYLVRWNNLQDLKFLTELMKQGIKVRMAEKAFETDKQQYAAGTLIITRTGNEKLGDKFDAIVRDLAKQQTIDLAATATGFVSSGADFGSGSVRYLKMPKVALMTGEGVSPYAFGEVWHYFEQQINYPVTAINTSYFKNVPLHEFDVLILPSGNYNKVLDEQTLEQVKNWVKSGGKLIAMESAAAFLVGKKDFDLKKKGEDKAEGEKAKEKKEENPYQYLKTYGDREREALAEEVQGSVFRVNLDKSHPLAFGYGDTYFALIRSSNTFEYLKEGWNVGVLKKDNYTTGFVGSAIKEKLQNALILGAQPMGNGQVIYMADNPLFRGFWHSGKLMFGNAVFVVGQ
- a CDS encoding TIGR02117 family protein; this encodes MLLRLVYSLGILVFLTIATALILSVLPVNTGFAQTQQNEHIEIYITSNGIHTDFVLPVATPYIDWRNKIGLQHFAGADSSFTHISFGWGDREFYMETPEWSDLTLKVALSAMFWPSPSAMHVEYIRRPLMPNKHQRPIRITPGQYQKLVTYIYRSFQSRDGNFMLIPGKGYSSTDNFYEAREKFYFPKNCNNWVNGGLKAAGLRAALFAPFPYAVMRHYR
- a CDS encoding T9SS type A sorting domain-containing protein, with product MGTGNTTTFSVTGDFSGGTAQWVSSNPAFVISNPVFNTATGKATATVTATGSGASTITLRTTNNAASCTTANSAVTLTVNPLPSTTIAAGGPTTFCQDGSVVLSAPQGAGYTYQWLRDGAVISTAGTGQQYTASQSGGYTVEVTNSVTGCVAVTPTATNVTVIPQPTATITGNNQAKCIGAGNSTTFTVSGTFSGGTAQWVSSNTSFQIQNPVYYTTTGQATATIVATGTGTATITLSTSNAASACNTAESTTTLTVDPLPVATITAGGPTTFCQGGSVVLSAPEGNYSYQWFNGTTAIVDATNQQYTASTAGNYTVRVTNNTTTCEATTATATAVTVNAQPVVSAASASPAAKCVGTGNVTVFDLTGSVANGTPLWTVVGTTGGATVSNISSPNTTGTQVTVAGIGTVTMRLSSSSSVASCTTAFRDVTLTVHPMPIANAGADQIQCQATSGPNYFWRDGSGSGVGSNQSLDVRWTLKSKDPGINSVSIGYDWEYKQRVDITGVGNVTLTMTVTTNGCSTSDEVVYTVKPTPVITSVASKTYCNGEQGAAVNFASSVAGSSITWTSTKDVGFGTSGTGNIPAFTANNTGTNPVTTTVSVNATVNGCSATQMSFTIIVNPTPKLSSSLTPAAVCSRSAFNYTATSATANTSFSWSRAAVTGISNAPVSNVAGNVISETLINTTASAINVVYAVQMTANGCTNTQNVTVRVNPNPVVSFTGTLATTSEFFTGQGPIALSASPANGVFAGPGVSGTTFNPCTAGAGTHMITYTLTTGTSPNQCTSTVSKTVTVRESKYTVVVTADPFPVCRGQNTDYKAHVYRDIERVIYPYMTNAAGQPLNAQGQVVADNEEPAPNPEYIANYVPANTPAIIKQYAYRYFEAKVILGNSGAKVNEGDGQDTKVNQFTYGWTRSRSDGSTIGNDARTRGFAGLSATDWVGVWVSPKNAGTICGPGLGALSSRIYFSEPQGYSMTLSSVPAWCYNPNDQSNVTLTATLGNLVGGWEAANVTVRWYLRRSGVADILLATTTGVSGTTISITKPRSTFQNGDQVYLEFTSDIDTVTSSKCSSDPETSQAITIRIDQNVALTANLTATPAQCEAGSVTLSVTATGSNLQYAWYKEGSATPLVDTQGKISGATTNAITISNLALSDAGKYYVTVSNSATSVCSSTVTSNTTELIVNPLTRLTSQPQGLTVCPGSPASFSATATGTNLTYQWYKGTTALQGATAATLNITSVTAADAGDYTVRVTGTCGVLTSAIATLIVNEPVVASPNLTATTQCQGSAVTMSVTATGTGLAYEWFKDNASIGNNSNTLNIPNAQVANNGTYTVKVTGTCTPGGVIVEMGTLTIKPNVPAIGEIFATHKTDGRPITDTDPVKIGEVAVFTVVNDFAKNGEIVEYTWFVKSPEQDDTQWAFAAKTSTNVYERVAENDNPYEIKVNITIIGSTVNECYISPTITAFFIGTITPLPVELMYFKATRRENNAVLTWATAMEKNNEGFEVQVSQDGVNYRQLQFVPTKNGNTSIKQTYEFVDKENGKFGTRYYRLKQLDSDGQHAYYGPQMVIFGDVVNSVFVYPNPFVREVKLDVDSEKDATMEVTLTNLMGKKLMTKSIEVAKGRSSAVLDLGEGLPAGIYIVTTRLNGITTNFKLMKK